The Engystomops pustulosus chromosome 2, aEngPut4.maternal, whole genome shotgun sequence genomic interval CTACATGTGCTTATTTCGTGGCCTCCTCATGCGATGAAAAATATGGAGTCAGGATAGATGCACATgaagttttgtttattttgtacaTGGCAGATGGTGAAAATTAAAGGGAACATTAAACTACCACCCCCCTCTGGGAAGGTATGGGTATGAAATGTACTTtcgagaattccctcttttatgcgaAAACTAATCCAGTAACCTATAAAAAATCTTCTTcaatgtcatgtgaaaatgaactgAGAAGAGTCATTTGTTGCCttagaagagtcaagtttagtgacTTCAGGAGGAAATGTCACTTCAGTTGCCCCTATTTTTGGTTCTATAATATCTACAAAcatgatgtcatattaaagatgagaatctaatCTTCTAGATCGCATCAGGTtagtggttctgtgatctacagaactggagataaggAAATCGGTGGGAATGGGATCTTTATCTAGTGCATTTCCATCTATGCAGGGCAATCATTCGTTGTGTCACAGGGTCTGTTTTTTGGCGCACTAATTTTTTGGTTTATTAGactcaatgaggcagatttacttacccggtcctttcgggatcccgtggtgcgttgtccgacgaggattcaggtctgcagtgattcactaagattgtgcatctgAGTTCCTGcaggagttcaccggagttcacctgcttcttcctgctgcaagtgggtgctgatcttgtgacacaattcattttttaaaCTCTGAGTTTTTTCCGAATGcggcgggttgtctgacggccacgtgccccgatttctgtcgcatgcatgccgacgccgatgcgccacaatccgatcgtgtgcgccaaaaacctgggacaattcagagcaaattggaaatattcgggaaacccgacgaaagtgtgccgttcagacccttagtaaatgagccccaatatttagATTGTCGTGCAAGAGCTTAATACATCGACACATGATAGAAATGACTCCACGTTAATGAAGGTGaaagttggtagacttgctttttgttggtctaattatTCTCCAAAATTTGCACCCAAAAAATTATCAGGAAACTAGGGAAAGTGTCAGGATTCAAAAGCTTTGCTCAAATTGAACGACATAAAAAAAGCTGTGAGCGTCCGAAAAGAACATAAATTGTGGCGCTGACAAACCATAAATATGGCGCACAAGatgcagtaacaaaaaagaactgttggaaagccaataataaaccccccccccccccatataactcctgtagatcacagaacccccGGCCTAATGTGATCTGAATGAGGAACAAGTTTCTAGGTACTGTAAAACTGAAAATAGGAGAGTCTGAAGTGACCTCTCGCCCTGCAGTCTCATGACtcgtctcaggcaaaatatgactctacgTGAataattttcacatgactttggagaataTTTAATTATAGGTAAACAGCTGAGATTtctcataaaagagggaattctataaaaGGAGATTTCATGCCCTaactgagggggctgctagtttaatggggtaaaatctggtgataggttccctgtaAAGGGTATTTTTCAGGACCTTGACTTCTGGCAATCCAATTGATTATCTCTCTGAAGGTGCCACATCAACCTAACCTCCAGCGCTTCACAGATCACCAAGCACGATGCCATACATTTTGGTACAAGACAAAGCCGCTAAATGGGAGCCATCCTTGTTGGGGCACTGTTGCCCATTTGTTCTAGTGATAATTGGACTGTCAACCAATAGTGGCCAATGGCAAAGTACAAGATGTAGTATTAGAGGGTAAATGAgatcataattaaaggggttgtcctgtctCCATAGAATATATCATAAATAGGGGACGGTGGGGATGTGATCATTGGAACCGCCAAAGGATCAGATGATTCACGGCAATGGAAGATAGTAGTGTTGTGCCCTCACTCACCTGGGTGTAGCCCTAATTAACTGACTATTTGGGTGCCAGGTGTAGCACCTGCACTGGTCACCCATTAAACATAAGTGCCCAGAAAAACGGTTTACTAGACCTTAGTTCTtgcgaaattttgcttttccaAGTCTGACTGCGGCCTCACATCCGAAATCTGCAGATTATGAATTGTTGCTAAAATAACAGCTTTTCTGCTGGTAACAGATAAGACTTATTTGAGAACTCCTGTATTCAATCCATTAACCGGGTTCCATGGCTGAATGTAAGACTGCAAATCAATTCTGCAAGCCACCACATTCATCAGCTAACCTGACTGCTCCCTGGAATCCTTCCATATCAATGTGCATTCATTAGAGGCTATACACTGCTGTACACATGATATATCGGAGGAAAACCAACCGCAGCACAATGCTGCTTCTTCTGACAGAATTCGCTGCAGCATCTACGTATGATGAtttctccccatagacaaaaaaaaaagttacaaactgCAGCGGGCAGAGTTATACAGCGAACAACTAATAGAGGATTCAGGGCACACAGTCTTCCTGCGGTATTAATATACTCTACATATCTATTGGAAAGAGACGGCTGCTCTTTGCTGAGAAGGGAAATTATTGACGCTGTGTTATGTTTAGTATAACCTTCCTGAAATACGGATTGTTAAAGCAAGGATAAAAGATCCTCATATTGTAAATTGTTGTCTGCTGCGGATTCAGGATATACACTGCTGCGGAATCAGGATGCACAATGCTGCGGATTCAGGATGAACACTGCTGCGGATTCAGGATATACACTGCTGCAGATTCAGGATGCACACTGCTGTGGATTAAGGATTCACACTGCTGCGGATTCAGGATGCATACTGCTGTGGATTCAGGATGCATACTGCTGCGGATTCAGGATGCATACTGCTGCCGATTCAGGATGCACACTGCTGCAGATTCACGATGCACACTGCTGCGGATTCACGATGCACACTGCTGCGGATTCAGGATGCACACTGCTGCGGATTCAGGATGCACACTGCTGCGGATTCTGGATGCACACTGCTGCGGATTCTGGATGCACACTGCTGCGGATTCAGGATGCACACTGCTGCGGATTCAGGATGCACACTGCTGCGGATTCAGGATGAACACTGCTGTGGATTCAGGATGCACACTGCTGTTGATTCAGGATGCAAACTGCTGCAGATTCAGGATGCACACTGCTGCGGATTCAGGATGCACACTGCTGCGGATTCAGGATGCACACTGCTGCGGATTCTGGATGCACACTGCTGCGGATTCAGGATGCACACTGCTGCGGATTCAGGATGCACACTGCTGTTGATTCAGGATGCACACTGCTGCGGATTCAGGATGCACACTGCTGCGGATTCAGGATGCACACTGCTGCGGATTCAGGATGCATACTGCTGTTGATTCAGGATGCACACTGCTGCGGATTCAGGATGCACACTGCTGCGGATTCAGGATGCATACTGCTGTTGATTCAGGATGCACACTGCTGCGGATTCAGGATGCACACTGCTGCGGATTCAGGATGCACACTGCTGCGGATTCAGGATGCACACTGCTGCAGATTCAGGATGCATACTGCTGCGGATTCTGAATCCACACTGCTGCGGATTCTGGATGCACACTGTTGCGGATTCAGGATGCACACTTCTGCGGATTCAGGATGCACACTGCTGCGGATTCAGGATGCACACTGCTGCGGATTCAGGATGCACACTGCTGTGGATTCAGGATGCACACTGCGGCGGATTCAGGATGCACACTGCTGCGGATTCAGGATGCACACTGTTGCGGATTCTGGAGGCAGAATTCAAATCACAATGCAAATAAATACCAATTTATTTTTTGCCTGATGCCTGTGTGCAGAAATTCTGCTGCGTGTGTTCCCGGTGTTCTGGAAAACAGGTGATAAATGTAGCAGATCCACAGCGGATCTCAATTCTTGATCAAAGTGATAGCAAACTTACTATGAATGTTTCCGCAAAGTGATATGAACGGAATCTTCAATCTCTCAAAGAGAAAGGAGAATAAATGCAGTAGATTTATGAATGTGGAAAATCTGCTGCAGAATATAGCAATTTTGTATACAATGTCAACTATTAAGTAGTGAATTTTCTGCTGTGAATTCGCAGCAGATATCTCCTCTTTCTCAATGGTTCCTCAAAAATTCTCTGTAAAATCTGCAGCAGAATCCAGATACATATCCTCAGTGATTCTGCATGTATTATACATGTATTCTGCAGATTCACCACTGATTTCTGACTGTATCTACCTGTGTAATGGGTATGGACCCCATGCACCTAAGTGAGTGTACCATAAGGCCAGATACATAAGGCCAGATACATAAATACAGTCTATTCTCCTGACTTTGGCTCAAGGGGGTGTACAAGCTTTGAtataaggcggtcccctacttaaggagaccTGACCTACAGATGACTTCTAGTTAAAGACTGcccactctgcccactgtgacctctggtgaaggtctctttAGCTTTATTGATAGTTGATccttcttggtcccattacagcaaaaaatttggaattgTCACTTTTTTGCAATTGTTCAATTGCAAAAAaagaatttgtctggagctagaattataatatatacagtggaacctatcttatacgtaacccagggactgccagtAATTACAATTTCTGGCGCAACACcagaaattgcaatttttttctccTGCACACCAGGTGGCCAGGACTTCAGTGGGAACTTCATATACACTGTgtccgatcttaaagagaacctgtcaccaggagacccctttttTGCAACCCCCCCTGCCCTTATAGAGCATTgcacatacactgctaaacattttttgtatgaaaaatcggtattacagaacaaaagatatcTTATATATTACCTTTCAACTGTGTAACTAGTCTAGTCGCCCCCTGGGCGGAGCTGAAGAGGAGTAGTTTCCCCCCAACCTTTCAAAAGTATACTCCCGCCCCTCACCCGCccttctcctttattctttcagcCCCTGGCTCGCCCCCTGCACATGTCACCTACCCAGATCCCGCCCACTGTCCTGAATTCTCGCTGACCGCTAATCATTCTCGCACCTGCGCGGTCAGCATGTCTCATACTGGGTGCAAGGTCCCCTGCACATGCGCCACACTACGCTGCCGGCTTGGGTTGGCTACGGAGTTTGCGTAGCTCCTGGCGCCTCATTGTCTACGTAGCCAAGCTGAGCCGGCAGCatagtgtggcgcatgcgcagacagatgCAGGGACCTTGCGCCCAGCAGCGCCTCATCTGCGCATGTCCGTGCGCACAGTATGAGACATGCTGACCGCGTAGGTGCAAGAATGCCTGGACAGGACAGCGGGTGGGATCTGGGTAGGTGACATGTGCAGGGGGCGAGCCAGGGGCTGAAAGAATAAAGGAggggggcaggtgaggggtggGAGTATACTTTTGAAAatctcacacacggaggagcgGTTTTCCAAAGGTGGGGGGAAACCACTCCTCTTCAGCTCCGCCCAGTGGGCGACTAGACTAGTTACACAGTACAAGTAATTGAAAGGTAATATATACGATAGCTTGTGTTCTGTAATAccgatttttcatacaaaaaatgtttagcagtgtatgtgcAATGCTCTATGAGGACAGGGGGGTTGCAaaaaaggggtctcctggtgacaggttccctttaaggctgaatGGTGTAGAATAAGGCACAACTCTATGCCAGGCAGTGCTTAGAAGCAGCCCCATGCACAGCCGGAAGGGGCAGGGATTACAAGTGAAATACAAATATTCCGTTTTACACAGTCAGGAAAAAGAGGGCGTTACCAGGTTCAGTATTATTTTGGCCAGAAGTGTTTTCATGGTTTTATATTATGAATATaatatagtgggggtcatttatcatatattttggatagtttttgcgccaaaaaatgactCAAATTTTAGACAATATGAAATGATTttcgacatttagcacatctggaatagaagataaatgtgtcttactgacaataaAATATCCCCAAAAAGCGCataaattgcaatgcaccaaaaatgtctcaaaaagacagaaaaaaaacaggaagaaaaataaagattgaTTTGATTTAAATACATATACCAAAATAATATCACAAAATTGTAatgttataattataataatctttatttatatagcgccatcaaattccgcagcacttttaaaatcataggggacatatacagatacTAATACCGCAGCCATTCAGTTGATACCAGGGCATCTGTAACTTTATGCATTACAATAGAATGCATTGAATTAAACAACatcatattaatattattacttAATATAATAATGAATGACCGTGATTACAAGATGGTCTCCATTATTTCATTTGTATCATATGGGTCAAGTGTCTGGAGTTTGTACATCCTGTACAATTCTTATCTACAGAGAATTTAGAATCTATTACTGATGGTTCTGCTACCTGATCTATAGGGGTATTAATGATCTAGTCATAGATTGTCTTTCCATCACTTAAATCATTTCCTTAAATCTATGGTCATGGCAGAACTAATTTGTTGACATACAGCACCCttaatgacctccagcagccccctgtaataaagtGCTATCAGATTGCACAGATGTGTCATCCAGGACCCCAATAGTTCCCATGGGCAATGTAATGGTGGGTATATTGATTGTCAAGCAATTTTTATTGAAATGTCAATAGAACATTAATCATTGGACAGGGCAGGGGGTGGATTTAACTAAAATCTAATTCCTTTGAAATCATtgttttgctacaatgtatctctCTATTCTCTAAATTCAATGTATCCATCCAGTGATAGATAACAATAATATTTACTCTAATCATAAACAACCTGTTCACCCTGTGCATCTCCTAGTCCTTGCAtctactatacagtatatatactgtagacatatattatatataatatattatgacAGTTCTGGCTTTCTTGGCCCCACTTCTTACAATTGCAGACAGCAGTGAGTGATACAGTCTGATGCAGCACTGTACACCATGAAGCCAGGATCTTCATATCCACTGATCTGTGAGTGGGGCATTTTAATGAGCTCTGGATCCAGCTCAGTACTGCAGAGGAAAGCTGCAGGAACAAAGCTGTGGTGTGTTCCTATGTAAATAGCAGCATCATTTGTGCCTCTGCTCTGAATGCATCTACATAGGCTGTGCACTGCCAAGGGGGATCCAGGGGGGCATGGGAGGGAGTCACCCACATGCTGGGCACTGATGGGGATGCACAGCTTGCTGCAGGCACTGGACAGAGACATTGGGAGCTCTCTGAGCAGAAACCCAAAGAAGACAGTGGCAGAATGACGTCAGTACAGGCAGGCAGGCAATAGGCTCCTGCCTCCCCTGCCAGCAGTCCCTTCATTCAGTGCCTTCTGCAGCCAGGAGCAAGCCAGTGCCTGGgactccagcagcagcagcagcttctcTACAGGTAAGTGCTCACATAATGCACAACCTGAGCAATGCATGCAGTCCCATACTATACCACCCTGCCTTATCCAAAGCAGGTGAGATGGATCTGCACTGCAATGATGTGATCTGGAACTGCTGAAGCAATGCACTATGCCTTAACATGCAAAGTGCCTGCAAAGAGAAGAGGCACTCATTTATAATACAAGTTTGGGATAAGATCATTTCTTCTGTATGCTTCACTGTCCCATAGTGGGATGAGCATTGGATACTGAGTCGGATGCCTATTTTCTCTTCACAGGTTGATGTCTGCAGGATACTTTAAGATTAACCCAGATATTCAGCTTTGGTTCCCTTTGTAAAAGGGAGGCACTTTGTACCCTCCCTTGCGTTCCCAAGCTTCTCAATGAGTGCCAGTATCTCCAAGCAGCTGAGGCTATCTATGCCACCCTGTCTGCTGAACAGGACCTCTGCATCCAACGCCACCAGCTGCACGACAGAAGTAGAGCCTTTGTTCCAGAGCTTCTCCTCTACCTTGGTATTGATAGTCTTGGCCACCGTCATCTTCTGCCTGGTTGTCCTTTCGCTTAGCACCTTTCACTTGCACAAAAGCAAGATGAAAAAACGTAAAATTGAGAAAGCCCAGGAGGAATACGAGAGGGATCACTGCAGCCCTAAGGCAGAAAGAGGAAATTTATATGAAAGGATGAATAGACAACCATGTCAACCCCAAGATATTTACAATTCACCAAATATCCAGAGGAAAGAACAGAACCCCCCAAACCAGGAGGAGCCCCGGATTACTGAGCAGTCTCACCAGGAAACCTCAGCATTGGACAGAGAGGACCTACTGCAATCTGTGCTCTTGTCCTGATCTGGATGTTGGCACCCATAGGCACTGTATTGTACATATTTGGTGATACCGTcccggaaaataaaaaaaatatatatatctatctatatcgatCAATAAGTATCCATCCAAACGCATGATTACAAGCCCACGTTGCGTTCCCAATGCGTTTCTTTTCTGGAGACAAAAAAAGGCTCAAACAAATGCTACCAAATATCATGTCATCTTCCTGAGGAATCTCATCCCGCTGTATATAATGACCACCGGGGATCAATACCAGCTATACGATATTGTATGTGAAACACCTATAACATAAGCGAAACCTCATTCAGAGACCTAGAAAAGTGGGGTGACTTCTTCTTCTACATGTCCAGACTTCAAGATATTGGGGCTTCTTGCCATCATTTCTGGTCCACAATAAAAAGCAAACTAAAAACAAAAACTTACTTATGAACATAGAGAAAGCAAGTAATAATGAAAATAATGggtatttttttcttcttctctatTTCTTACATTTGCCTTGTGGAGCTTGAGTCAAGTATTGGTAGGTACTGAAGTGCTGCACCTTGCTTCCTAGTGTCACCCCTGCCAGGAGCTGTCCACCCTCACCAGGTGCTGAGCTGTCTAGTCTCTGCTTTCACCCCTATGGCACTAAGTTTCTCTATTCTCTTACTGCTTCTCTTGCTATATATGAGCCGCCTCCGTACACAGAGATTCAATCTTTTGTACCAAGCAATGACTTAGGTGATGTGCATCTGAAGTGCGGTCATACCGAGACTCCATCCCCCCCACCCATCCCCAATATTCTTCTTTATGTTGGAGGAACATGTGCCCTTATTTTTCTCTCCTGAGGCAAACATAGCTCTGTACTATGCACTCTTTATTGTAATGCTTTTGTTTTACTGCTACTGAGGTGAGGGGGAGGGTGGGGAACCTGCAACTCAATCCAGTGGCATGGAATTAGCTTCTATTGTTATAGGAATAAATTTTATATCTTAAGCTATTCTCGATATGTGGGTGTTTTATATTGGGATTTTGGGTTTATAGCGGATGactatatgtattgtatgtatggatGCGGAAGGAATAGCATTACGTACatggagctgagtttgtcatttggCTCAGCTTATTCTGAAGGtataagctctgctacatcttaaaAAAGACCTGACACCTTCTGTGATAATCTTGTTTCCAAGCTAAAAAATATTGGTGACCTATACTAAGGATAAACCTTAAATATCAGATTTGTATGGGTCCAACACCAGGAGCTGTTCTCTATGTAGTGGCTGAACCGAGTCACTCAAATGAAAGGGAACTGATctgtagtaacctggtctgaccactatacaTAGAACGGCGCTGTCTACTTTCTGTTTCATTCTCTGAGCTGATTTTTGGGGTCACTGGGTGTCTAACCTTTAGCATTACGTACTAATTCTATGGGTGTATTATGAATATTTTATCGTCCTTGCATTTGTCAAAAAATTAAGTTTTTGCAATCTTCTATTATTCCtcctaaaaatatatacataaaatggcATTTACTAATTTTTAGGTCAGCCTACTTCTGATCAGAAATTTTGGGGTGTGCAAGGACACACTTCCAACTGGTCACACCCAGTTGCCAATTTGTTCTAATACTTCTAGGAGGAATATCAGAGGAATTGTACAACAGATAGTTACAGAATAACAACTGATATTACATGGGCAATGCAAGTGTTcagtaaaatataatataag includes:
- the C2H11orf87 gene encoding uncharacterized protein C11orf87 homolog, whose product is MSASISKQLRLSMPPCLLNRTSASNATSCTTEVEPLFQSFSSTLVLIVLATVIFCLVVLSLSTFHLHKSKMKKRKIEKAQEEYERDHCSPKAERGNLYERMNRQPCQPQDIYNSPNIQRKEQNPPNQEEPRITEQSHQETSALDREDLLQSVLLS